From the Lathyrus oleraceus cultivar Zhongwan6 chromosome 4, CAAS_Psat_ZW6_1.0, whole genome shotgun sequence genome, one window contains:
- the LOC127075167 gene encoding phenylacetaldehyde reductase isoform X4 translates to MVQRRGCNSSKQICWNKVHLTLLSRDVTVSFTLLRLLAELIDPAVKGTLNVLRSCAKSPSVKRVVLTSSIAAVSISTRPKNPGVIINETWFSDPDFCRESELWYMLSKTLAEAAAWEFVNENKIDMVVINPTMVAGSLLQPEVNKSVQPILDMINGIPFQNYAYGWVNVKDVADAHINAYEIASASGRYLLCERVLHCSELAKVLRDLYPTLQISDKCEDDEPYKPRYQISKEKAKSLGIKFIPLKVTLKETVESFREKKIVDF, encoded by the exons TCGAGGGATGTGACGGTGTCTTTCACACTGCTTCGCCTGTTA GCTGAGTTGATTGATCCGGCAGTGAAGGGAACTCTTAATGTTCTAAGATCATGTGCGAAATCACCATCTGTGAAACGGGTTGTCTTAACTTCTTCAATTGCTGCAGTTTCAATAAGCACAAGGCCGAAGAATCCTGGAGTCATAATTAATGAGACATGGTTTTCAGATCCAGATTTCTGTAGGGAATCAGAG TTATGGTACATGCTTTCAAAGACTTTGGCTGAGGCTGCTGCCTGGGAATTTGTAAATGAAAACAAGATTGACATGGTTGTTATTAACCCAACAATGGTTGCTGGATCTCTCTTACAACCAGAGGTTAACAAAAGTGTTCAACCAATTCTAGACATGATAAATG GTATACCTTTCCAAAATTATGCTTATGGATGGGTGAATGTGAAAGATGTTGCCGACGCCCATATTAACGCATATGAGATTGCTTCAGCTAGTGGAAGATATCTTTTGTGTGAAAGAGTCTTACACTGTTCAGAACTTGCTAAGGTTTTACGCGATTTGTATCCAACATTACAAATTTCGGACAA GTGTGAGGATGATGAGCCATACAAACCAAGATATCAGATTTCCAAGGAGAAGGCTAAGAGTTTGGGAATCAAGTTTATTCCTTTGAAAGTCACTCTCAAGGAAACTGTGGAAAGCTTCAGAGAAAAAAAGATTGTCGACTTTTAA